One window of the Esox lucius isolate fEsoLuc1 chromosome 8, fEsoLuc1.pri, whole genome shotgun sequence genome contains the following:
- the LOC105029005 gene encoding G-protein-signaling modulator 2 isoform X2, with the protein MGVLWSRTVLVERSLILYTSMTRMETSCLELALEGERLCKLGDYRAGASFFESAIQVGTEDLQILSAIYSQLGNAYFHLQEYNKALEYHSHDLTLTRTIGDELGEAKASGNLGNTLKVLGRFDEAVVCCQRHYDITRGTYDKVGQARALYNFGNVYHAKGKSICWSGAEPGEIPQEAKLALFKATEYYEFNLSIVKDLGDRAAQGRTYGNLGNTHYLLGNFQQAVVAHEQRLQIAKEFGDRAAERRAYCNLGNAYIFLGQFEVAAEHYKRTLQLARLLKDRAVEAQACYSLGNTYILLQDYERAIDYHIKHLIIAEELKDRVGEGRACWSLGNAHTALGNHKDAIYFAEKHLEISKMIGDKIGEATARMNVSDLKLVLGLGQNPTSSPNTDKKEDSVPGGRKNSIENLELMGLSSDKTVEKWDEEVFRQPNTKSSVPKASSKLFFINRLRGKKPKSPSSPPSNSRVLRDTSNKPTIPKMYTQESEDKVGGSDTLGDEGFFDLLTRFQGSRMDDQRCSVLDSQHRLHDPSSPGTTPPVAVRKSTSVCEAGPEPGRFLDLLASSKDCRLGEQRASVSSSLPGLRLSTSEQPFSLPHSPGNSADPPQADDVFFDMLVKCQGSRLNDQRSVAPPPATRGPTVPDEDFFSLILRSQGNRMDEQRVPPPCSSDPSQPCLD; encoded by the exons ATGGGTGTGCTGTGGAGCCGAACGGTGCTGGTGGAGAGAAGTTTGATTCTATACACCAGCATGACGAG GATGGAGACATCCTGTCTGGAACTGGCTCTGGAGGGGGAGAGGCTGTGTAAGTTGGGGGATTACCGCGCTGGGGCCTCCTTCTTCGAATCGGCAATCCAGGTGGGCACGGAAGACCTCCAGATCCTCAGCGCCATCTATAGCCAGCTGGGCAACGCCTACTTCCACCTGCAGGAGTACAACAAGGCTCTGGAATACCACAGCCATGACCTGACCCTGACCAG AACTATAGGGGATGAACTTGGAGAAGCAAAAGCCAGTGGCAACCTCGGAAACACCTTGAAGGTTCTGGGACGTTTTGACGAAGCAGTGGTCTGTTGCCAGAGACACTACGACATAACCAGAGGGACGTACGATAAG gtGGGGCAGGCCCGAGCGCTGTATAATTTTGGCAACGTGTACCACGCCAAGGGGAAGAGCATCTGCTGGTCTGGAGCAGAGCCAGGAGAAATCCCTCAGGAGGCCAAGCTCGCTCTGTTCAAAGCCACAGAGTATTACGA ATTCAATCTGTCCATCGTAAAGGACTTGGGGGATCGGGCTGCACAGGGAAGGACCTACGGTAACCTAGGTAACACACACTATCTGCTCGGAAACTTCCAGCAAGCTGTGGTGGCCCATGAACAG CGTCTGCAAATCGCCAAGGAGTTTGGGGACCGGGCAGCTGAGAGGAGGGCCTACTGTAACCTGGGGAATGCCTACATCTTTCTAGGCCAGTTTGAAGTAGCTGCTGAACATTACAA GAGGACTCTGCAGCTAGCCAGGCTGCTAAAGGACCGGGCTGTGGAGGCTCAGGCCTGCTATAGCCTGGGCAACACCTACATCCTCCTCCAGGACTATGAGAGGGCCATCGACTACCACATCAAACACCTCATCATTGCAGAGGAGCTCAAGGACag GGTCGGGGAAGGGAGAGCCTGCTGGAGTTTGGGAAACGCCCACACGGCCCTGGGGAATCATAAGGATGCCATTTACTTTGCAGAGAAGCATTTGGAGATCTCTAAGATG ATTGGAGACAAAATTGGCGAGGCAACAGCCAGGATGAATGTGTCAGACCTGAAGTTGGTGCTGGGTCTCGGTCAGAACCCCACCTCTAGCCCCAACACTGACAAGAAGGAGGACAGCGTACCGG GCGGAAGGAAAAACAGCATAGAGAACTTGGAGCTGATGGGATTAAGCTCTGACAAAACAGTCGAG AAATGGGACGAAGAGGTGTTCAGGCAGCCTAACACTAAATCCAGTGTGCCCAAGGCCTCCTCAAAGCTCTTCTTTATCAACCGGCTCAGAGGGAAGAAACCAAAGAGTCCGAGCTCTCCTCCTTCCAATTCCAGAGTCCTCCGGGACACCAGCAACAAGCCAACAATCCCTAAGATGTACACACAGGAGTCAGAAGACAAG GTTGGAGGTTCTGACACTCTGGGTGATGAGGGCTTCTTTGACCTCCTCACCCGTTTTCAGGGCAGCAGAATGGACGACCAAAGGTGCTCCGTTTTAGACAGCCAGCATCGTCTCCACGATCCCTCCTCTCCCGGTACCACCCCCCCCGTAGCCGTGAGGAAAT CTACTTCCGTATGTGAGGCCGGGCCGGAGCCTGGGCGTTTCCTGGACCTGCTGGCCAGCTCCAAGGATTGTCGGCTGGGCGAGCAGAGAGCCAGTGTGTCCAGCAGCTTACCCGGTCTACGTCTCAGCACCTCCGAGCAGCCCTTCAGCCTTCCCCACAGTCCCGGCAACAGCGCTGACCCCCCCCAGGCTGACGACGTCTTCTTCGATATGCTAGTCAAGTGCCAG ggATCTAGACTGAATGATCAGCGGTCTGTAGCACCCCCTCCCGCCACCAGGGGCCCCACTGTCCCAGACGAGGACTTCTTCAGCCTCATCCTTCGCTCACAGGGCAACAGGATGGACGAGCAGCGAGTCCCACCGCCTTGCAGCTCTGATCCTAGTCAGCCCTGCCTAGACTGA
- the LOC105029005 gene encoding G-protein-signaling modulator 2 isoform X3, with protein METSCLELALEGERLCKLGDYRAGASFFESAIQVGTEDLQILSAIYSQLGNAYFHLQEYNKALEYHSHDLTLTRTIGDELGEAKASGNLGNTLKVLGRFDEAVVCCQRHYDITRGTYDKVGQARALYNFGNVYHAKGKSICWSGAEPGEIPQEAKLALFKATEYYEFNLSIVKDLGDRAAQGRTYGNLGNTHYLLGNFQQAVVAHEQRLQIAKEFGDRAAERRAYCNLGNAYIFLGQFEVAAEHYKRTLQLARLLKDRAVEAQACYSLGNTYILLQDYERAIDYHIKHLIIAEELKDRVGEGRACWSLGNAHTALGNHKDAIYFAEKHLEISKMIGDKIGEATARMNVSDLKLVLGLGQNPTSSPNTDKKEDSVPGGRKNSIENLELMGLSSDKTVEKWDEEVFRQPNTKSSVPKASSKLFFINRLRGKKPKSPSSPPSNSRVLRDTSNKPTIPKMYTQESEDKVGGSDTLGDEGFFDLLTRFQGSRMDDQRCSVLDSQHRLHDPSSPGTTPPVAVRKSTSVCEAGPEPGRFLDLLASSKDCRLGEQRASVSSSLPGLRLSTSEQPFSLPHSPGNSADPPQADDVFFDMLVKCQGSRLNDQRSVAPPPATRGPTVPDEDFFSLILRSQGNRMDEQRVPPPCSSDPSQPCLD; from the exons ATGGAGACATCCTGTCTGGAACTGGCTCTGGAGGGGGAGAGGCTGTGTAAGTTGGGGGATTACCGCGCTGGGGCCTCCTTCTTCGAATCGGCAATCCAGGTGGGCACGGAAGACCTCCAGATCCTCAGCGCCATCTATAGCCAGCTGGGCAACGCCTACTTCCACCTGCAGGAGTACAACAAGGCTCTGGAATACCACAGCCATGACCTGACCCTGACCAG AACTATAGGGGATGAACTTGGAGAAGCAAAAGCCAGTGGCAACCTCGGAAACACCTTGAAGGTTCTGGGACGTTTTGACGAAGCAGTGGTCTGTTGCCAGAGACACTACGACATAACCAGAGGGACGTACGATAAG gtGGGGCAGGCCCGAGCGCTGTATAATTTTGGCAACGTGTACCACGCCAAGGGGAAGAGCATCTGCTGGTCTGGAGCAGAGCCAGGAGAAATCCCTCAGGAGGCCAAGCTCGCTCTGTTCAAAGCCACAGAGTATTACGA ATTCAATCTGTCCATCGTAAAGGACTTGGGGGATCGGGCTGCACAGGGAAGGACCTACGGTAACCTAGGTAACACACACTATCTGCTCGGAAACTTCCAGCAAGCTGTGGTGGCCCATGAACAG CGTCTGCAAATCGCCAAGGAGTTTGGGGACCGGGCAGCTGAGAGGAGGGCCTACTGTAACCTGGGGAATGCCTACATCTTTCTAGGCCAGTTTGAAGTAGCTGCTGAACATTACAA GAGGACTCTGCAGCTAGCCAGGCTGCTAAAGGACCGGGCTGTGGAGGCTCAGGCCTGCTATAGCCTGGGCAACACCTACATCCTCCTCCAGGACTATGAGAGGGCCATCGACTACCACATCAAACACCTCATCATTGCAGAGGAGCTCAAGGACag GGTCGGGGAAGGGAGAGCCTGCTGGAGTTTGGGAAACGCCCACACGGCCCTGGGGAATCATAAGGATGCCATTTACTTTGCAGAGAAGCATTTGGAGATCTCTAAGATG ATTGGAGACAAAATTGGCGAGGCAACAGCCAGGATGAATGTGTCAGACCTGAAGTTGGTGCTGGGTCTCGGTCAGAACCCCACCTCTAGCCCCAACACTGACAAGAAGGAGGACAGCGTACCGG GCGGAAGGAAAAACAGCATAGAGAACTTGGAGCTGATGGGATTAAGCTCTGACAAAACAGTCGAG AAATGGGACGAAGAGGTGTTCAGGCAGCCTAACACTAAATCCAGTGTGCCCAAGGCCTCCTCAAAGCTCTTCTTTATCAACCGGCTCAGAGGGAAGAAACCAAAGAGTCCGAGCTCTCCTCCTTCCAATTCCAGAGTCCTCCGGGACACCAGCAACAAGCCAACAATCCCTAAGATGTACACACAGGAGTCAGAAGACAAG GTTGGAGGTTCTGACACTCTGGGTGATGAGGGCTTCTTTGACCTCCTCACCCGTTTTCAGGGCAGCAGAATGGACGACCAAAGGTGCTCCGTTTTAGACAGCCAGCATCGTCTCCACGATCCCTCCTCTCCCGGTACCACCCCCCCCGTAGCCGTGAGGAAAT CTACTTCCGTATGTGAGGCCGGGCCGGAGCCTGGGCGTTTCCTGGACCTGCTGGCCAGCTCCAAGGATTGTCGGCTGGGCGAGCAGAGAGCCAGTGTGTCCAGCAGCTTACCCGGTCTACGTCTCAGCACCTCCGAGCAGCCCTTCAGCCTTCCCCACAGTCCCGGCAACAGCGCTGACCCCCCCCAGGCTGACGACGTCTTCTTCGATATGCTAGTCAAGTGCCAG ggATCTAGACTGAATGATCAGCGGTCTGTAGCACCCCCTCCCGCCACCAGGGGCCCCACTGTCCCAGACGAGGACTTCTTCAGCCTCATCCTTCGCTCACAGGGCAACAGGATGGACGAGCAGCGAGTCCCACCGCCTTGCAGCTCTGATCCTAGTCAGCCCTGCCTAGACTGA
- the LOC105029005 gene encoding G-protein-signaling modulator 2 isoform X1, which translates to MCVHAEQQRLSCLTVKGPVSVIASDRVIKKLKMSVLSRFREWVKMKRGRRMETSCLELALEGERLCKLGDYRAGASFFESAIQVGTEDLQILSAIYSQLGNAYFHLQEYNKALEYHSHDLTLTRTIGDELGEAKASGNLGNTLKVLGRFDEAVVCCQRHYDITRGTYDKVGQARALYNFGNVYHAKGKSICWSGAEPGEIPQEAKLALFKATEYYEFNLSIVKDLGDRAAQGRTYGNLGNTHYLLGNFQQAVVAHEQRLQIAKEFGDRAAERRAYCNLGNAYIFLGQFEVAAEHYKRTLQLARLLKDRAVEAQACYSLGNTYILLQDYERAIDYHIKHLIIAEELKDRVGEGRACWSLGNAHTALGNHKDAIYFAEKHLEISKMIGDKIGEATARMNVSDLKLVLGLGQNPTSSPNTDKKEDSVPGGRKNSIENLELMGLSSDKTVEKWDEEVFRQPNTKSSVPKASSKLFFINRLRGKKPKSPSSPPSNSRVLRDTSNKPTIPKMYTQESEDKVGGSDTLGDEGFFDLLTRFQGSRMDDQRCSVLDSQHRLHDPSSPGTTPPVAVRKSTSVCEAGPEPGRFLDLLASSKDCRLGEQRASVSSSLPGLRLSTSEQPFSLPHSPGNSADPPQADDVFFDMLVKCQGSRLNDQRSVAPPPATRGPTVPDEDFFSLILRSQGNRMDEQRVPPPCSSDPSQPCLD; encoded by the exons ATGTGTGTGCACGCCGAACAACAGCGACTCAGTTGTCTAACCGTGAAGGGGCCGGTCTCAGTTATAGCTAGTGACCGAGTGATCAAGAAGCTGAAGATGTCTGTTCTGTCAAGGTTCCGGGAGTGGGTGAAGATGAAGAGAGGCCGCAG GATGGAGACATCCTGTCTGGAACTGGCTCTGGAGGGGGAGAGGCTGTGTAAGTTGGGGGATTACCGCGCTGGGGCCTCCTTCTTCGAATCGGCAATCCAGGTGGGCACGGAAGACCTCCAGATCCTCAGCGCCATCTATAGCCAGCTGGGCAACGCCTACTTCCACCTGCAGGAGTACAACAAGGCTCTGGAATACCACAGCCATGACCTGACCCTGACCAG AACTATAGGGGATGAACTTGGAGAAGCAAAAGCCAGTGGCAACCTCGGAAACACCTTGAAGGTTCTGGGACGTTTTGACGAAGCAGTGGTCTGTTGCCAGAGACACTACGACATAACCAGAGGGACGTACGATAAG gtGGGGCAGGCCCGAGCGCTGTATAATTTTGGCAACGTGTACCACGCCAAGGGGAAGAGCATCTGCTGGTCTGGAGCAGAGCCAGGAGAAATCCCTCAGGAGGCCAAGCTCGCTCTGTTCAAAGCCACAGAGTATTACGA ATTCAATCTGTCCATCGTAAAGGACTTGGGGGATCGGGCTGCACAGGGAAGGACCTACGGTAACCTAGGTAACACACACTATCTGCTCGGAAACTTCCAGCAAGCTGTGGTGGCCCATGAACAG CGTCTGCAAATCGCCAAGGAGTTTGGGGACCGGGCAGCTGAGAGGAGGGCCTACTGTAACCTGGGGAATGCCTACATCTTTCTAGGCCAGTTTGAAGTAGCTGCTGAACATTACAA GAGGACTCTGCAGCTAGCCAGGCTGCTAAAGGACCGGGCTGTGGAGGCTCAGGCCTGCTATAGCCTGGGCAACACCTACATCCTCCTCCAGGACTATGAGAGGGCCATCGACTACCACATCAAACACCTCATCATTGCAGAGGAGCTCAAGGACag GGTCGGGGAAGGGAGAGCCTGCTGGAGTTTGGGAAACGCCCACACGGCCCTGGGGAATCATAAGGATGCCATTTACTTTGCAGAGAAGCATTTGGAGATCTCTAAGATG ATTGGAGACAAAATTGGCGAGGCAACAGCCAGGATGAATGTGTCAGACCTGAAGTTGGTGCTGGGTCTCGGTCAGAACCCCACCTCTAGCCCCAACACTGACAAGAAGGAGGACAGCGTACCGG GCGGAAGGAAAAACAGCATAGAGAACTTGGAGCTGATGGGATTAAGCTCTGACAAAACAGTCGAG AAATGGGACGAAGAGGTGTTCAGGCAGCCTAACACTAAATCCAGTGTGCCCAAGGCCTCCTCAAAGCTCTTCTTTATCAACCGGCTCAGAGGGAAGAAACCAAAGAGTCCGAGCTCTCCTCCTTCCAATTCCAGAGTCCTCCGGGACACCAGCAACAAGCCAACAATCCCTAAGATGTACACACAGGAGTCAGAAGACAAG GTTGGAGGTTCTGACACTCTGGGTGATGAGGGCTTCTTTGACCTCCTCACCCGTTTTCAGGGCAGCAGAATGGACGACCAAAGGTGCTCCGTTTTAGACAGCCAGCATCGTCTCCACGATCCCTCCTCTCCCGGTACCACCCCCCCCGTAGCCGTGAGGAAAT CTACTTCCGTATGTGAGGCCGGGCCGGAGCCTGGGCGTTTCCTGGACCTGCTGGCCAGCTCCAAGGATTGTCGGCTGGGCGAGCAGAGAGCCAGTGTGTCCAGCAGCTTACCCGGTCTACGTCTCAGCACCTCCGAGCAGCCCTTCAGCCTTCCCCACAGTCCCGGCAACAGCGCTGACCCCCCCCAGGCTGACGACGTCTTCTTCGATATGCTAGTCAAGTGCCAG ggATCTAGACTGAATGATCAGCGGTCTGTAGCACCCCCTCCCGCCACCAGGGGCCCCACTGTCCCAGACGAGGACTTCTTCAGCCTCATCCTTCGCTCACAGGGCAACAGGATGGACGAGCAGCGAGTCCCACCGCCTTGCAGCTCTGATCCTAGTCAGCCCTGCCTAGACTGA